One genomic region from Bradyrhizobium icense encodes:
- a CDS encoding Lin0512 family protein has product MARVRCITEMGMGVDVHGRDATKAAKRAVSDAIRHSSLGFFRMLGKTANDMFVEVTVAVPDPSGVDTAAVAKELPYGTVNVTAVRGGLEIPAESGSDSIIIANAAVIVSFDDGKTG; this is encoded by the coding sequence ATGGCACGCGTCCGCTGTATCACCGAAATGGGCATGGGCGTCGACGTTCACGGACGCGATGCGACCAAGGCCGCCAAGCGTGCCGTGTCGGACGCCATCCGTCACTCCAGCCTCGGCTTTTTCCGAATGCTGGGAAAGACCGCCAACGACATGTTCGTGGAGGTTACCGTCGCGGTTCCAGACCCGAGCGGGGTCGATACGGCAGCCGTTGCCAAGGAACTGCCTTACGGGACGGTGAATGTGACTGCGGTGAGGGGCGGGCTGGAAATTCCTGCCGAGAGCGGAAGCGACTCCATCATCATTGCCAACGCTGCCGTGATTGTCAGTTTTGACGACGGCAAGACGGGCTGA
- a CDS encoding putative glycolipid-binding domain-containing protein, with amino-acid sequence MPEDPEILFWRRTDVIGLERLMLSLSADAVLAESTVICMEDGGFQLDHRWTLTPDWRAQSLDVARWGPTGLSRLNLERTDDGWRVDGQRRADLDGAEEPDLSVTPFCNTFPILRTPAGAGESRTLDTCFVDAATMTVQRSRQRYDRIGPNRVRYVDLGVSAGFEADLEVDNRGLVLRYQHLFERVTPV; translated from the coding sequence ATGCCCGAAGACCCCGAAATTCTGTTCTGGCGACGCACCGACGTAATTGGTCTCGAGCGTTTGATGCTCAGCCTTTCCGCTGATGCCGTGTTGGCGGAATCAACCGTGATCTGCATGGAGGACGGCGGCTTTCAGCTCGACCACCGCTGGACGTTGACCCCAGATTGGCGGGCCCAGTCGCTGGATGTCGCGCGATGGGGACCGACCGGGCTCAGCCGCCTCAACCTTGAACGAACGGACGACGGCTGGCGCGTTGATGGCCAACGGCGTGCCGACCTCGATGGTGCAGAGGAGCCGGATCTCTCCGTGACTCCATTTTGCAATACATTCCCGATCCTCCGGACGCCTGCCGGCGCGGGGGAAAGCCGCACGCTCGACACCTGCTTCGTTGACGCAGCCACTATGACCGTCCAGCGTTCCCGTCAACGATATGACCGCATCGGACCGAACCGAGTACGCTACGTGGACCTCGGGGTCTCGGCAGGCTTTGAGGCGGACCTCGAGGTGGATAATCGGGGTCTGGTGCTTCGCTATCAGCACCTTTTCGAACGCGTGACACCTGTCTGA
- a CDS encoding DUF899 domain-containing protein: MQIHTVSAQEWEAARQQLLVKEKAMTRARDALAAERRRMPWLAVEKEYKFEGPNGEASLRDLFEGRHQLIVYRAFYEPGVFGWPDHACRGCSMVADQVAHVAHLNARDTTLVFASRAPQPDIARLKKRMGWEMIPWITVTDSFDADFGVDEWHGTNVFFRDGNKIYRTYFINNRGDEQMGGTWNYLDITPLGRQEVWEDSPEGYPQTPTYKWWNWHDSYVEGAAPDKRWVEVSDAGEAAFRKQSAGTKG, from the coding sequence ATGCAGATTCACACCGTTTCGGCCCAGGAATGGGAAGCGGCCCGCCAGCAATTGCTCGTGAAGGAAAAGGCCATGACCCGCGCCCGCGACGCGCTCGCTGCCGAGCGTCGTCGGATGCCATGGCTGGCTGTCGAGAAGGAATACAAGTTCGAGGGCCCCAACGGCGAGGCAAGCTTGCGCGACCTGTTCGAGGGCCGTCATCAACTGATCGTCTATCGGGCCTTCTACGAACCCGGCGTGTTCGGTTGGCCCGACCATGCCTGCCGCGGCTGCTCGATGGTGGCCGACCAGGTCGCCCACGTCGCTCATCTCAATGCCCGCGACACCACGCTCGTGTTCGCCTCGCGCGCGCCGCAGCCGGACATCGCGCGGCTCAAAAAGCGAATGGGATGGGAGATGATCCCTTGGATCACCGTCACCGATAGCTTCGATGCCGACTTCGGCGTGGACGAGTGGCACGGCACCAACGTGTTCTTCCGCGACGGCAACAAGATCTACCGCACCTACTTCATCAACAACCGCGGCGACGAGCAGATGGGGGGCACCTGGAACTACCTCGACATCACGCCGCTCGGCCGTCAGGAGGTCTGGGAAGATTCGCCCGAGGGCTATCCGCAGACGCCGACCTACAAGTGGTGGAATTGGCACGATAGCTACGTCGAAGGCGCAGCGCCCGACAAGAGGTGGGTCGAGGTGTCGGACGCCGGCGAGGCCGCGTTCCGCAAGCAGAGCGCAGGCACGAAGGGATGA
- a CDS encoding SRPBCC family protein — MNSTTKPEAYGELPEPTTLKIQRLLPGPIERIWAYLTDSELRRKWLAAGDMEMKAGAPFELVWRNDELTDPPGKAPAGFGGEHRMQSRITEFDPPRKLSITWNSTGDVTFELEPKGKGVLLTIIHRRFPDRATLLKHMAGWHMHLDVLIARASGEEPAPFWDGWSGLMKEYDARLPA; from the coding sequence ATGAATTCGACGACGAAGCCCGAAGCCTATGGCGAATTGCCCGAGCCCACGACGCTGAAAATCCAGCGGCTGCTGCCCGGCCCGATCGAGCGCATCTGGGCCTACCTCACCGACAGCGAGTTGCGCCGCAAATGGCTGGCGGCAGGCGACATGGAGATGAAGGCCGGCGCGCCGTTCGAGCTCGTCTGGCGCAACGACGAATTGACGGATCCGCCCGGCAAAGCCCCGGCCGGCTTTGGCGGCGAGCATCGCATGCAGAGCCGGATTACCGAATTCGATCCACCCCGAAAATTGTCAATCACCTGGAACAGCACGGGTGATGTCACGTTCGAACTGGAGCCCAAAGGCAAGGGCGTGCTGCTCACGATCATCCATCGGCGCTTCCCCGACCGCGCCACGCTGCTCAAGCACATGGCCGGCTGGCACATGCATCTCGATGTGCTGATCGCCCGTGCCAGCGGCGAAGAGCCGGCGCCGTTCTGGGATGGCTGGAGCGGCCTCATGAAGGAATACGACGCGCGCCTGCCGGCCTGA
- a CDS encoding ArsR/SmtB family transcription factor: MVEYSAHLDAVFHALADPTRRAMLGQLAERELTIGELATPFRMSFAGASKHVRVLENAGLVKRTIRGRTHLCRLEAARLAEADAWLKRYERFWNTSLDRLEALLRAEDEAKARK, translated from the coding sequence ATGGTTGAATATTCGGCACATCTCGACGCTGTTTTTCATGCCCTCGCGGACCCAACGCGCCGGGCGATGCTTGGACAATTGGCCGAACGCGAACTCACGATCGGGGAACTGGCGACGCCGTTCCGGATGAGCTTCGCCGGCGCATCGAAACATGTGCGCGTGCTGGAGAATGCCGGGCTGGTGAAGCGGACGATCCGCGGTCGCACCCATCTGTGCCGCCTCGAGGCGGCGCGGCTCGCGGAAGCCGATGCATGGCTGAAGCGTTACGAGCGCTTCTGGAACACCAGTCTCGACAGATTGGAAGCGCTGTTGCGTGCGGAAGACGAGGCAAAGGCGAGGAAGTGA
- a CDS encoding adenylate/guanylate cyclase domain-containing protein produces the protein MQLSPPLTWLIDAASTSPGADRFLAELGTRLIADDVPLAGGALTLAVPHPIVARRTWLWRAENGEVIEAVGFAPAGFGGAGDSSGDAGRRWLSGLAGGAVHEDSVGTGAGGPVLGWIGPRRFTEAEANRLREAARFAAAPLAALSARATLSAALEAYLGRRSAARVLAGPLRREVGETIRAVLLYADLRSFTALSEAEPPASVIESLGSWFDCIAGSVHAFGGEVLKFIGDGVLAIFPVTGDRPRDACDAALRAVASAKAGMAHLDIARREQRLPCLSFGVALHLGEILWGNVGAADRLDFTAIGPAVNLVSRLEGLCRPLGRTVLISSAVAAETSATLIPLGTHALRGIASSCAVYTVPDG, from the coding sequence ATGCAACTGAGTCCGCCGCTGACATGGCTGATCGATGCAGCCAGCACTTCGCCGGGCGCCGACCGGTTCCTCGCCGAACTCGGCACGCGCCTGATCGCCGACGACGTGCCTCTTGCCGGCGGGGCGCTGACGCTCGCCGTGCCGCATCCGATCGTCGCCCGCCGGACCTGGCTATGGCGGGCCGAAAACGGCGAGGTGATCGAGGCGGTGGGATTCGCTCCGGCGGGATTCGGCGGCGCAGGGGATTCATCGGGCGATGCCGGGCGGCGCTGGTTGAGCGGGCTTGCGGGCGGTGCAGTGCATGAAGACAGCGTTGGCACGGGAGCAGGCGGGCCGGTGCTCGGCTGGATCGGGCCACGCCGGTTCACGGAAGCGGAAGCAAATCGATTGCGCGAAGCCGCCCGCTTTGCCGCAGCGCCGCTTGCCGCACTCTCGGCGCGCGCGACGCTATCGGCTGCGCTCGAGGCTTATCTCGGCAGGCGCAGCGCCGCGCGCGTGCTGGCAGGTCCGCTGCGGCGCGAGGTCGGCGAGACCATTCGAGCGGTGTTGCTCTACGCCGATCTGCGCAGCTTCACCGCGCTGTCCGAGGCGGAGCCCCCCGCTTCCGTCATCGAATCGCTGGGATCATGGTTCGACTGCATTGCCGGTTCGGTTCACGCGTTTGGCGGCGAGGTGTTGAAATTCATCGGCGACGGCGTGCTCGCGATCTTTCCGGTCACAGGCGACAGGCCTCGCGACGCCTGCGACGCGGCGTTGCGCGCGGTTGCTTCCGCAAAGGCCGGAATGGCGCATCTCGACATAGCGAGGAGAGAGCAACGGCTACCCTGCCTGTCGTTCGGTGTTGCGTTGCATCTCGGCGAAATTCTGTGGGGCAATGTCGGTGCGGCCGACCGGCTGGATTTCACCGCGATCGGGCCTGCCGTCAATCTGGTCAGCCGGCTCGAAGGCCTGTGCCGGCCGCTCGGCCGGACGGTGCTGATTTCGAGCGCGGTCGCTGCCGAAACAAGCGCGACGCTGATCCCGCTAGGAACGCATGCATTGCGTGGCATCGCATCGTCCTGCGCCGTCTACACCGTGCCGGACGGTTAG
- a CDS encoding SRPBCC family protein: MTESFVLQRETHIAAPRASVFAFLTDPEKIVQWMGSEAVTEMHPDGMYLLKGVGSATARGAFREVVPVHRLAYSFGWEGNEEVPPGSGLIEIDLIERDGGTLLRMTHSGLPTEATRDSHSKGWAHYLDRLTKVAAGQDPGPDRGPSGTRNA; the protein is encoded by the coding sequence ATGACTGAATCGTTTGTGCTCCAGCGCGAGACCCACATCGCCGCTCCCCGCGCCAGCGTGTTCGCCTTCCTGACGGACCCTGAGAAGATCGTGCAATGGATGGGCAGCGAGGCAGTGACGGAGATGCACCCGGACGGCATGTACCTCCTGAAAGGCGTCGGCAGCGCGACGGCGCGCGGCGCGTTCCGCGAGGTCGTGCCTGTTCACCGTCTCGCCTACAGCTTTGGCTGGGAAGGCAACGAGGAAGTGCCGCCGGGATCGGGCCTGATCGAGATCGATCTAATCGAACGTGACGGTGGCACGCTGCTGCGCATGACGCATAGCGGCCTGCCCACCGAGGCAACCCGCGACAGCCATTCCAAGGGTTGGGCGCACTATCTCGACAGGCTGACCAAGGTAGCCGCCGGCCAGGATCCCGGACCGGACCGAGGACCGAGTGGCACACGCAACGCGTAA
- a CDS encoding GNAT family N-acetyltransferase, whose protein sequence is MSVHDSHPLDYPIWTALTTTQRALAEGDARARRYPAEITPFAAMKDTSPESFAALAALMSPQDIAVLFTPDPVKPPAEFKIVLAETGEQMIGTPVETPANGFDIVTLGVDDVPAMIELTELTKPGPFNARTRELGTFLGIRVDGQLVAMAGERMKPAQYTEITAVCVHPSHRGRGYGQMLLSAISRQIASRGEIPFLHVFTNNHSAIALYRRQGMEIRRRLHVTVLKKQD, encoded by the coding sequence ATGTCCGTTCACGACAGCCACCCCCTCGATTATCCGATCTGGACTGCGCTGACGACCACGCAGCGGGCGTTGGCCGAAGGCGATGCCCGCGCGCGGCGCTATCCGGCCGAGATCACGCCCTTCGCAGCGATGAAGGACACGTCGCCCGAAAGTTTTGCAGCGCTCGCAGCTCTGATGTCGCCGCAGGACATCGCCGTGCTGTTCACGCCGGATCCCGTGAAGCCGCCCGCAGAATTCAAGATCGTGCTGGCGGAGACCGGCGAGCAGATGATCGGGACGCCGGTTGAAACGCCAGCCAACGGCTTCGATATCGTCACCCTTGGTGTGGATGACGTTCCCGCGATGATCGAACTGACCGAGCTCACCAAGCCGGGTCCGTTCAACGCACGGACCCGTGAGCTCGGCACCTTTCTCGGCATCCGCGTCGACGGCCAGCTTGTAGCGATGGCCGGCGAGCGGATGAAGCCGGCTCAATATACCGAGATCACCGCGGTCTGCGTGCATCCGTCCCATCGCGGCCGCGGCTACGGACAGATGCTGCTATCGGCCATCTCGCGCCAGATCGCATCGCGCGGCGAAATTCCGTTCCTGCACGTCTTCACCAACAATCACTCGGCCATCGCGCTCTATAGGCGCCAGGGGATGGAAATCCGGCGCCGTCTTCATGTGACGGTGTTGAAAAAACAGGACTGA
- a CDS encoding SDR family oxidoreductase, with amino-acid sequence MVSHEGALGGRIAVVAGATRGAGRGIAAALGEAGATVICTGRSSARADAPTRSDYDRPETIEETAELVTSLGGKGVAIAVDHLEPLQVAALAERIRAEHGHIDVLVNDIWGAERLKGGPAEWNTPIWKLDLQKGLRILRLGIETHLVTSHYLLPLLIAKAGGLLVEVADGTADYNAQHYRISVFYDLVKHSVNRLAYSQGHELAPHGATAVAITPGWLRSEMMLENFGVTETNWREALAERGGGRHRAPPDFALSESPRYVGRAVAALAADPDRSRWNQKSVSSGELARQYGFTDIDGSRPDIWRYTAEVREGGKVADLADYR; translated from the coding sequence GTGGTCTCACATGAAGGCGCGCTTGGCGGACGTATCGCCGTGGTGGCGGGCGCGACGCGCGGCGCCGGTCGCGGCATTGCCGCCGCGCTGGGAGAGGCGGGTGCGACGGTGATCTGCACGGGGCGCAGCAGCGCCCGCGCCGATGCTCCAACGCGATCCGATTACGACCGGCCGGAGACGATCGAGGAGACGGCCGAACTCGTGACCAGCCTCGGCGGCAAAGGCGTCGCCATCGCCGTCGATCATCTCGAACCTTTACAGGTCGCGGCGTTGGCCGAGCGTATCCGGGCCGAGCACGGCCACATCGACGTGCTGGTGAACGACATCTGGGGCGCCGAACGGCTGAAGGGCGGGCCCGCCGAATGGAATACGCCGATCTGGAAGCTCGACCTGCAGAAGGGCCTGCGGATTCTGCGGCTCGGCATCGAGACGCATCTGGTGACGTCGCATTATCTGTTGCCGCTGCTGATCGCGAAAGCAGGCGGCCTGCTTGTCGAAGTCGCCGACGGCACCGCCGACTACAACGCGCAGCATTACCGGATCTCGGTGTTCTATGACCTCGTCAAGCATAGCGTGAACCGTCTCGCTTACTCGCAAGGCCACGAACTCGCACCGCACGGGGCAACAGCGGTGGCGATTACGCCCGGTTGGCTGCGCTCCGAGATGATGCTGGAGAATTTCGGCGTCACCGAAACGAACTGGCGCGAAGCGCTGGCGGAGCGGGGAGGCGGCAGGCACCGGGCGCCGCCCGATTTCGCGCTATCGGAATCGCCGCGCTATGTCGGCCGCGCTGTGGCTGCGCTGGCCGCCGATCCCGACCGCAGCAGGTGGAATCAGAAATCGGTCAGCTCCGGCGAACTGGCGCGCCAGTATGGCTTTACGGATATCGACGGCTCGCGACCGGACATCTGGCGCTACACCGCCGAGGTCCGGGAGGGCGGCAAGGTAGCCGATCTCGCCGATTACCGCTAA
- a CDS encoding MarR family winged helix-turn-helix transcriptional regulator, translating into MKLNDGPRAGSRDNSRDNSKASQKPRPGAGERRLGDFLCFAIYSANLAFGRAYKKGLDELGLTYPQWIAIVALWEQDGQTVSELGEKMFLESNTLTPILKKLEQMGYLRRQRDPADERQVRISLTEAGRRLREKGMHMNLVASTGLKPDEFARLQENVVTLRDNLIKATAGKAE; encoded by the coding sequence ATGAAACTGAATGATGGGCCCCGGGCCGGTTCCAGGGACAATTCGAGAGACAATTCAAAGGCCAGTCAGAAGCCGAGGCCGGGCGCAGGCGAGCGGCGGCTTGGCGATTTCCTGTGTTTTGCGATTTATTCGGCCAACCTTGCCTTCGGACGGGCCTACAAGAAGGGCCTCGACGAACTCGGCCTGACCTACCCGCAATGGATCGCGATCGTGGCGTTGTGGGAGCAGGATGGCCAGACCGTGAGTGAGCTTGGCGAGAAGATGTTTCTGGAATCCAACACGCTGACGCCGATCCTGAAAAAGCTGGAGCAGATGGGCTATCTGCGCCGTCAGCGCGATCCCGCGGACGAACGGCAGGTGCGCATCAGCCTCACCGAGGCCGGCCGCCGGCTGCGCGAGAAGGGCATGCACATGAATCTCGTGGCCTCTACCGGACTGAAGCCCGACGAGTTCGCGCGGCTGCAGGAAAACGTCGTCACGCTCCGCGACAATCTGATCAAGGCGACGGCAGGGAAAGCGGAATGA
- a CDS encoding VOC family protein: protein MSDLKERTSTTSTETKAASAVDLKLEVIVIPVSDVERAKQFYAKLGWRLDADFAGPDDYRVIQFTPPGSNASVIFGKNVTPAAPGSAQGLYLIVSDIEAARNELLSRGVAISEAFHAAGNVHVGSDEPYLFGRVRLSGPDPERGSYRSYASFSDPDGNGWLLQEVTARLPGRVDANATAFNSSADLASALRRAAAAHGEYEKRNGGQHDENWPDWYAEYIVREQAGRQQAA, encoded by the coding sequence ATGTCAGACCTCAAGGAACGCACCAGCACCACTTCCACTGAGACCAAGGCCGCTTCCGCGGTCGACCTGAAGCTCGAAGTCATCGTCATCCCGGTTTCCGACGTCGAACGCGCCAAGCAGTTTTATGCCAAGCTCGGCTGGCGGCTCGACGCCGATTTCGCCGGCCCTGACGATTACCGCGTGATCCAGTTCACGCCTCCCGGCTCCAACGCCTCGGTCATCTTCGGCAAGAACGTCACCCCTGCCGCGCCCGGCTCTGCCCAGGGCCTGTACCTGATCGTCTCGGACATCGAGGCCGCTCGCAACGAGTTGCTCAGCCGCGGTGTTGCGATCAGTGAAGCGTTTCACGCCGCCGGCAACGTCCATGTCGGTTCGGATGAGCCCTATCTGTTCGGGCGAGTCCGGCTAAGCGGCCCGGATCCGGAACGCGGCAGCTACCGCTCCTATGCCTCGTTCAGCGATCCCGACGGCAATGGCTGGCTGCTGCAGGAAGTCACCGCGCGATTGCCTGGGCGCGTCGACGCCAACGCTACGGCCTTCAACTCGTCGGCTGATCTCGCGAGCGCACTGCGCCGTGCGGCTGCCGCCCATGGCGAGTACGAGAAGCGCAACGGCGGCCAGCACGATGAGAACTGGCCGGACTGGTACGCCGAATACATCGTCCGCGAACAGGCCGGTCGGCAGCAAGCGGCATGA
- a CDS encoding cupin domain-containing protein yields MKNFQIAAMAALVAGAVLAPFSAQAQQNGVTRTDLQRHDLSAPEREAIQVRVDLAPGVAFGKHTHPGEEVIYVLEGQLEYQIEDKPPVTLKAGDVLFIPAGTVHSARNPGNVNGSELATYIVEKGEPLLTLVK; encoded by the coding sequence ATGAAGAACTTTCAAATCGCGGCAATGGCAGCGCTTGTCGCCGGAGCCGTTCTGGCGCCGTTCAGTGCGCAGGCGCAGCAGAACGGAGTCACGCGAACCGATCTGCAGCGGCACGATCTCAGCGCGCCGGAGCGCGAGGCCATCCAGGTCCGCGTCGACCTCGCCCCCGGCGTGGCGTTCGGCAAGCACACGCATCCCGGCGAGGAAGTGATCTATGTCCTCGAAGGCCAGCTCGAATATCAGATCGAGGACAAGCCGCCCGTCACGTTGAAAGCCGGCGACGTGCTTTTCATTCCGGCCGGAACGGTGCATTCGGCCAGGAATCCCGGGAACGTCAATGGCAGTGAACTCGCCACTTACATCGTCGAAAAGGGCGAACCCCTCCTCACATTGGTGAAGTGA
- a CDS encoding cytochrome c biogenesis CcdA family protein: MIEIALALAAGLLTAAAPCILPLLPVLLGASIGREDRWRPLFLAAGFIIAFSGFAILFGSFSTVLGLSHDTLRTVSVILLGSFGVLLLWPQPYERLMTRFHGLLSFADNIVARAGSGNAGGLVVGLALGVLWTPCAGPVLGSILTLIATSENLARAALLLVIYAVGAAVPILLIAYGGQYATTQVRRLAPYTVALQRTFGAAVLLVALAFYTQYDSIVAVWFSVLYPNLQLGL; this comes from the coding sequence ATGATCGAGATTGCGTTGGCACTTGCTGCTGGCCTCCTGACGGCGGCGGCCCCCTGCATCCTGCCACTGCTTCCGGTCTTGCTGGGCGCCTCCATTGGCCGGGAGGACCGGTGGCGGCCGCTCTTTCTCGCGGCCGGATTCATCATCGCCTTCTCCGGTTTCGCGATCTTGTTCGGCTCCTTCTCGACGGTGCTTGGCTTATCGCACGACACGCTGCGGACCGTCTCCGTCATCCTGCTTGGCAGCTTTGGCGTATTGCTGTTGTGGCCGCAGCCATACGAGCGGCTCATGACGAGGTTTCACGGCCTGCTCTCGTTCGCCGACAACATCGTCGCGCGCGCCGGATCAGGGAATGCAGGGGGTCTCGTTGTTGGGCTGGCGCTCGGCGTGCTCTGGACGCCGTGCGCCGGGCCGGTGCTCGGCTCCATTCTCACGCTGATCGCAACATCGGAAAACCTGGCACGCGCTGCGCTGCTGCTTGTCATCTACGCTGTCGGAGCAGCCGTTCCGATCCTCCTGATCGCCTACGGCGGACAATACGCGACCACGCAAGTGCGTAGGCTTGCGCCCTACACTGTCGCCTTGCAGCGAACATTTGGTGCGGCGGTGCTCCTCGTCGCGCTGGCCTTCTACACGCAATACGACAGCATCGTCGCTGTCTGGTTTTCGGTGCTCTATCCGAATCTTCAACTGGGATTATGA
- a CDS encoding thioredoxin family protein, which translates to MRKLLSLIVLAFVAVLAIAQFGPSALLSNETPRQEPRPAPEFSGISAWLNSPPLTVESLRGKVVLVQFWTYSCINCLRTLPCVTKWHEQYKDKGLVVLGVHTPEFAFEKERANVETAIKRLGIHYPVAQDNQYRTWRAFGNQYWPAAYLIDRSGTIVATQFGEGGYQQMENAIARLVGEAMPTAQTTDPDLSAVATPELYLGSEKNDGAIVETQEAARGEWAYALPDNIPPNRFALSGLWNVTDDRATSSADGDEILLRFNAPKVNLVAGSLSPQTLSVTVDGTPQPPVTIDGSRLYPLYSGAGGEHVLRLKAPKAGLSAYTFTFG; encoded by the coding sequence ATGCGCAAGCTTCTCAGCCTGATCGTCCTCGCTTTCGTTGCCGTTCTTGCCATCGCGCAATTTGGCCCGTCCGCACTGCTCAGCAACGAAACCCCGCGGCAGGAACCCCGGCCCGCGCCGGAGTTTTCCGGGATTTCCGCCTGGCTGAATTCGCCGCCGCTGACGGTGGAGAGCCTCCGCGGCAAGGTCGTGCTGGTTCAGTTCTGGACCTACTCCTGCATCAACTGCCTTCGCACGTTGCCCTGCGTCACCAAATGGCATGAGCAATACAAGGACAAAGGACTTGTCGTACTCGGCGTGCACACGCCCGAATTCGCCTTCGAGAAGGAACGTGCGAATGTCGAGACCGCCATCAAGCGCCTGGGCATTCATTATCCTGTGGCGCAAGACAATCAGTATCGCACTTGGCGCGCCTTCGGAAATCAGTACTGGCCGGCCGCGTATCTGATCGACAGGTCCGGAACGATTGTCGCGACGCAGTTCGGCGAGGGCGGCTATCAGCAAATGGAAAACGCCATCGCGCGTCTTGTCGGCGAAGCCATGCCCACGGCGCAAACAACGGATCCGGATTTGAGCGCTGTCGCAACGCCCGAGTTGTATCTCGGTTCCGAGAAGAACGATGGCGCCATCGTCGAGACGCAAGAAGCGGCGCGCGGCGAATGGGCCTACGCGCTGCCGGACAACATACCGCCGAACCGGTTCGCCCTCTCCGGCCTCTGGAACGTGACGGACGATCGCGCCACCTCGTCGGCAGACGGTGACGAAATCCTGCTTCGCTTCAACGCGCCCAAGGTCAATCTGGTAGCTGGCAGCCTGTCGCCGCAGACATTGTCCGTGACTGTCGACGGAACGCCCCAGCCGCCAGTCACCATCGATGGAAGCAGGCTTTATCCCCTCTATAGCGGCGCCGGCGGCGAGCACGTGTTGCGCCTGAAAGCGCCCAAGGCTGGCCTGAGCGCGTACACCTTTACGTTCGGCTGA
- a CDS encoding Rrf2 family transcriptional regulator yields the protein MKRDSRLSGILHVLLHMAERKEPVTSEALARAMDTNPVVIRRIMSGLRDRGYVRSEKGHGGGWTLARDLATISLRDIYQALGQPSLFAVGNRTEAPGCLVEQAVNAALDRAFDEAEALLLSRLADVTLAMLSTDFQKRLGDRRNRHRLEIAHAS from the coding sequence ATGAAACGAGATAGTAGACTTTCAGGCATACTCCACGTGCTGCTGCACATGGCCGAGCGGAAGGAGCCGGTGACTTCCGAAGCGCTTGCACGGGCCATGGACACCAATCCCGTGGTGATCCGGCGGATCATGTCCGGACTTCGCGATCGGGGGTATGTGCGGTCGGAGAAAGGCCATGGTGGCGGATGGACCCTCGCCCGCGATCTCGCGACGATATCGCTGCGGGATATCTATCAGGCGCTCGGCCAGCCTTCGCTGTTCGCCGTGGGCAACAGAACGGAAGCACCCGGCTGTCTTGTCGAGCAGGCCGTGAATGCGGCGCTCGACCGGGCGTTCGACGAGGCGGAGGCGCTGTTGCTCTCCCGTCTTGCGGATGTGACGCTTGCGATGTTGAGCACCGACTTTCAGAAGCGCCTGGGCGATCGGCGCAACCGTCATCGTCTGGAGATCGCCCATGCATCATGA
- a CDS encoding class I SAM-dependent methyltransferase has product MHHDAAANAMLAHFSDPEAVRRYADGPPRFVPGFADLHRMTRILLMEQAAPEARVLVLGAGGGLELKALAEAEPRWRFFGVDPASEMLKLAEQTLGPFNARVQLQQGYIDDAPDGPFDAATCLLTLHFLDVDERRRTAREIHRRLRPGAPFVAAHSSFPQQDSQRARWLSRYAAYAIASGADPNQANTARAAVEARLNLLSPEQDAQILREAGFRDVELFYAAFTWRGWIAYA; this is encoded by the coding sequence ATGCATCATGACGCGGCCGCCAACGCCATGTTGGCTCACTTCTCCGATCCAGAGGCGGTCAGGCGATATGCGGATGGGCCGCCGCGATTCGTGCCCGGCTTTGCGGACCTTCATCGCATGACCCGCATCCTGCTGATGGAGCAGGCTGCGCCAGAGGCGCGGGTGCTGGTGCTCGGCGCGGGTGGCGGCCTGGAGTTGAAGGCATTGGCGGAGGCAGAGCCGCGCTGGAGGTTCTTTGGCGTCGATCCCGCCTCCGAGATGCTGAAGCTGGCCGAGCAGACGCTTGGACCATTCAATGCGCGTGTGCAGTTGCAGCAGGGTTATATCGACGATGCGCCCGATGGGCCGTTCGATGCCGCCACCTGTCTGCTCACGCTGCATTTCCTGGATGTCGACGAACGGCGGCGGACGGCCAGGGAAATCCACCGCCGGCTCAGACCCGGAGCGCCGTTCGTAGCCGCCCATTCCAGTTTTCCGCAGCAGGACAGCCAGCGGGCGCGATGGCTATCGCGCTATGCCGCTTATGCAATCGCCTCTGGCGCCGATCCGAACCAGGCCAACACTGCACGTGCGGCTGTCGAGGCACGCTTGAACCTGCTCAGCCCGGAGCAGGATGCACAAATTCTGCGTGAGGCCGGATTCCGGGATGTGGAGTTGTTCTACGCCGCCTTTACCTGGCGCGGCTGGATTGCGTATGCGTAA